A genomic window from Glycine soja cultivar W05 chromosome 10, ASM419377v2, whole genome shotgun sequence includes:
- the LOC114369365 gene encoding polygalacturonase-like, which produces MALQRHHLSLLFIMFSFVACHSTVLLDGGGTFKDFIKQKSTDVMSIRKFGKLGDISSSLKTVNVNDYGARGDGKTDDTQAFKEAWEVACSSGGAVFVVPRKNYLLKPFTFSGPCESDIEVQISGIIEASENLSDYSEDLTHWLVFDSIEKLSVKGGGTIDGNGNIWWQNSCKVNEKLPCKNAPTALTFYKCKDLTVEDLTIKNGQQMQVSFQNSENVQVSDLTVTAPGDSPNTDGIHVTNTQNIQISNSVIGTGDDCISIVSGSKDVLATDIICGPGHGISIGSLGAEGSKDFVSGITVKGAQLSGTTNGLRIKTWQGGSGSASNIQFQNIQMDNVANPIIIDQNYCDQETPCEEQTSAVQIRNVLYQNISGTSASDVGVQFDCSKKFPCQGIVLQNIDLKLEGGGEAKASCNSVELSYRGDVNPLCP; this is translated from the exons ATGGCCCTCCAAAGGCATCATCTCTCGTTACTTTTTATCATGTTTTCTTTTGTTGCTTGTCACAGCACCGTGCTACTTGATGGTGGTGGTACATTCAAGGACTTTATCAAACAAAAAAGTACAGATGTTATGAGCATAAGGAAATTTGGCAAATTGGGTGACATTTCTTCTTCGCTTAAAACGGTTAACGTCAATGATTATGGAGCTCGCGGAGATGGCAAAACTGATGACACTCAG GCATTCAAGGAAGCTTGGGAAGTAGCATGTTCTTCTGGGGGAGCAGTTTTTGTGGTGCCTCGGAAAAATTATCTACTCAAGCCATTCACATTTTCTGGCCCTTGCGAATCCGACATAGAAGTTCAG atTTCTGGAATCATTGAAGCATCAGAAAACCTATCAGATTACAGCGAAGACCTAACCCACTGGCTTGTTTTCGACAGTATTGAGAAACTATCAGTTAAAGGTGGTGGAACCATCGATGGAAATGGAAACATATGGTGGCAAAACTCATGCAAAGTTAACGAAAAGCTT CCTTGCAAGAATGCCCCTACG GCATTGACTTTCTACAAGTGCAAAGATTTGACAGTGGAGGATTTGACGATAAAAAATGGCCAACAGATGCAAGTTTCATTCCAAAACTCTGAGAATGTTCAAGTTTCTGATCTCACAGTGACAGCACCGGGGGATAGCCCTAACACCGATGGAATCCATGTCACAAACACCCAAAACATTCAAATCTCTAACTCCGTTATAGGAACTG GTGATGATTGTATATCAATTGTAAGTGGATCCAAGGATGTACTAGCCACAGACATAATCTGCGGACCAGGCCATGGTATCAG CATCGGAAGCTTGGGGGCTGAGGGATCCAAGGACTTCGTTTCAGGAATAACGGTGAAAGGAGCTCAGCTTTCTGGAACTACAAACGGACTAAGAATTAAGACATGGCAg GGAGGATCAGGAAGTGCAAGCAACATCCAATTTCAGAACATTCAAATGGACAATGTGGCCAACCCCATAATAATTGACCAAAACTACTGTGATCAAGAGACACCATGCGAAGAACAA ACATCTGCAGTTCAGATTAGGAATGTGTTGTACCAAAACATAAGTGGCACTAGTGCTTCTGATGTGGGTGTGCAATTTGATTGCAGTAAGAAATTTCCATGCCAGGGGATAGTGTTGCAGAACATAGACCtgaaacttgaaggtggaggagagGCCAAGGCTTCATGCAACAGTGTTGAATTGTCCTACAGAGGAGATGTTAACCCTCTCTGCCCAtag